The Nitrospira lenta genome contains a region encoding:
- a CDS encoding adenylate kinase — protein sequence MRLVFLGAPGVGKGTQAEKVAAQFGIAKISTGDLLREAVRAQTVLGKDAKSYMDQGKLVPDSVVIGLVRDKLSDPSCANGFVLDGFPRTVPQAEELGHVLSQHNIRLDRVINFQVSREDVVRRLSGRRSCPKCQATFHVEFAPSKKSDSCDRCGEALVQRSDDKRDAIETRLRVYEEQTAPLIAYYDSKHLLTQLDGAGAVEAVYQNLTRVLTPYKKV from the coding sequence ATGCGTCTCGTCTTTCTTGGCGCCCCAGGAGTGGGGAAGGGCACGCAGGCAGAGAAGGTTGCCGCCCAATTTGGAATCGCCAAGATCTCGACGGGTGATTTGCTGCGAGAAGCAGTTCGGGCGCAGACGGTTCTTGGGAAAGATGCCAAGAGTTATATGGATCAGGGAAAGTTGGTTCCTGATTCTGTCGTCATCGGGTTGGTCCGTGACAAGCTAAGCGATCCAAGTTGTGCCAATGGTTTCGTGCTTGATGGTTTTCCACGGACCGTTCCGCAAGCTGAAGAATTGGGCCATGTTCTTTCACAGCATAATATTCGTCTTGATCGCGTGATCAACTTTCAAGTATCGCGTGAAGATGTGGTTCGTCGGCTCAGTGGCAGACGTAGTTGCCCAAAATGTCAGGCCACCTTCCACGTCGAGTTTGCACCGTCGAAGAAGAGTGATAGCTGTGATCGATGTGGCGAAGCGCTCGTGCAGCGCAGCGATGATAAGCGCGATGCGATTGAAACGCGGCTGCGGGTTTATGAAGAACAAACTGCTCCGTTGATTGCGTACTATGATTCCAAGCATCTCTTGACGCAGCTAGATGGTGCGGGTGCGGTCGAGGCGGTCTATCAGAATTTGACGAGAGTGCTGACGCCATATAAGAAAGTATGA